The genomic region CGATCCTGCTGGGCAGCGCCTTCCCCGCGCACGTCATGACGCCTTCGGCCACCGTGCGCCGGCTGGTGAACATGACGGCCCTGGCCGTGGCCGAAGTGGCTGCCGGCAAGAAGCACAAGGCTGGCGGCGTGGCCTGATGGCCCGGAGATCCTGCCTGACAGGCTGACGCCCCAAGGCAGGACCGCTCATTACCCCGCAGCAGTACAGTCTGCCAATGATCGCCCGATGGGTTTGCGCCTGTCGGGCGATTTTATTTTGAAGGCCCCTACCCAACAACGTAGCAACCACCATACACCAACACTACCAAACAAACCTTAATACAACCGAAATCATAACGTATGCGTTAGTGTAAAAACACACACACTTCCAAATCCCCAGCATCACGCGCATCATTCACAAACCAAAAGAACCAAAGGAAGAACCATGCCAGCAATTGTCCCCGAACTCATCGAAATGGCAACGAAAGAAAACACTTCGACCACCGAATTGCTTAGAAAAGCCCTTATTGTTTCCGAACGCCTATCTCTACCAGACTTCTATCAATGGACAAATAACGAACTAAGCGGGTACACAGACAAAGTCCCGCCATACAGAATACACAAAGGAATCCCACAACTCGTAAACGGGTCAGGAACAAAACTCAATATCGACACAAAATTCGATATAGAAATAGAGCAACATCTGTACATCGCAGTAACGGAGTCAGTACCGGAAATAGAAGCAGCAATAGAATATAATGGAATGATATGCCGAACAATCAAGCCACTAGAGAAATCCATCTCGAATTTTCGCTCCAGCAACGGTTACCGCCCGACAGCTATTCTTGAAAAAACAAAATCCAAAAGCATATTAGAGGCAATCAAAAACGAAGTCCTTAAATTTGCCCTAAACCTAGAAAAAATGGAATCAAAGGAGACGGGATGACTTTCAATAACAAAGAAAAGGAGATAGCCAAACACTACAAAATAACAAACATAAACGGACAAATCCAAATCGACTCCCCTGGGTCAAGCCAATCTCAGACAAAGACAGTTGACACCGAGAAACTTTGTGAGCTGGTTTCAGCACTACGCAAGGCCCTGGACAAAGACAACTCCATGAGCTCAGATGGGAGACTTGAACTTGAATCAGAACTCGCAGCTCTGGAAGCTCAAGCCAGATCACCCAAACCGAAATGGCCAATCGTCAACGCAGCAGCCCTCAGTCTCAAGTCGATTCTGGAGAATGCGGCGGGAAGCGCCCTTGCAAGCGCCGCCCTTCCTCTTCTTTCTCAATTTCTTTGATGCCCCTCACCCCCTAGGCCAGTCATAGTCAATGATCAGCGGCGCGTGGTCCGAGAATCGCTCGTCCTTGTAGATCTCGGCGCGGGTGGCGGTGGCGGCGATGCCGGGGGTGGCGATCTGGTAGTCGATGCGCCAGCCCACGTTCTTGGCCCACGCCTGGCCGCGGTTGCTCCACCAGGTGTATTGCTCGGGGCGGGGGTCCAGTTGACGGAACACGTCGACAAAGCCGATCTCGTCCAGGAGGCTGCTGAGCCACTGGCGCTCTTCGGGCAGGAAGCCGGAGTTCTTCTGGTTGGAGCGCCAGTTCTTCAGGTCGATTTCCTTGTGGGCAACGTTCCAGTCGCCGCACAGGATGATCTCGCGACCGCTGTCCTTCAGTTCCTGCATGTGGCGGGCAAAGGCTTCCATGAAGACGAACTTGCGTTGCAGGCGCTCTTCGGAGGAGGAACCGGAGGGGACGTAGACCGAGATGATGGCGTGGGTGCCGAAGTCCATCTCGATGTAGCGGCCCTCGGCGTCGAATTCGGGCTGGCCGAAGCCTTCGCGGATGGTCTGGGGGGTATGGGGGGTGTAGATGCCCACGCCGCTGTAGCCGCGCCGCTCGGCCAGGTGGAAGCGCCCGACGGCCGGGCCGATGGCCTGCATGGTGTCGTCCATGTCGGAGAGCTGGGCGCGCACTTCCTGCACGCAGATGGCATCGGCACCAAGGGTGGCAGCCCAGGGGAACCAGCCCTTGCGGGCGGCGGACCGGATACCGTTAAGATTCTGGGATACGACTCGCAACATGCAGGCACCTATGATGAAAGATATTTCCCACGAGTTTATCCAGTTCGCGCTCGACACCGGAGCGCTGCGCTTCGGCGAGTTCAAGACGAAGGCGGGGCGGCTGTCGCCGTACTTCTTCAATGCGGGGCTCTTCCACGACGGCGAGGGGCTGGGCCGTCTGGCCGGTTTCTACGCCGACCGGCTGCTGCAGGTGGAAGAAACCGTACCGAAGTTCGATGTGCTGTTCGGACCGGCCTACAAGGGCATCACGCTGGCCTCGGCCATGGCAGTAGCCTGCGCGGCGCGGGGCCGCAACCTGCCCTTCTGCTTCAACCGCAAGGAAGCCAAGGACCACGGCGAGGGCGGCAACCTGGTGGGGGCGCCGCTCACGGGGCGGGTGGCCATCATCGATGACGTGATCTCGGCCGGCACGTCAGTGCGGGAGTCAGTGGAGATCATCCGGGCGGCCGGGGCCGAGCCAGCGGCGGTGTTCATCGCGCTGGACCGGATGGAGCGCGGCGGCAACGCAGAAGTGGTGGCGGCGCAGTCAGCCGTGGAGGAGGTGCGCGAGCGCTGGGGGATCGAGGTATATGCGCTGGCCACGCTGGACGATCTGCTGGGCTATCTGGAGTCGGATGCCCGGCCGTCGACGGAACGCTACAGCGCCGAGGTGCTTGCCACTCATCGTTTGGCCATCGCCGACTATCGCAGCCGCTATGGCACGGGGCGTCGCCCCTGACTACAGTGGCGGGTATGAGCCTCGATCATGCCCGTTTCGTGCTGTTAACCCTCTCCCTGGCCCTGGTGTCGGGGACGATGGCCATGGCGCATGCGCAGTCGATGCCGGTGTCGGACAACGCCCCCCGGGGCGGCACCTCCATCTACGTCTGCAAGGACGAAAATGGGCGGGTGATCTCGTCGGATCAGCCGATCGACGCCTGCGCGCGGCGCAACATGCGCGAGCTGAACCGTGACGGTTCGGTGCGCCGGGTGCTGCCGCCGCCGCTGACGCGGCAGCAGGAACGTGAGGCGGCCCAGCAGGCGCTGGTGCGCCAGGAACAGGAACGGGCGCTGAAGGCGCAGCAGGCGCATGATCGGCACCTGCTGCTGACCTACAAGACACCGGAAGACCTGCGCAAGCGCCAGGAACAGCAGATCCAGCTGATCGACGAGGAAATCTCTGCGGCGATGCGGCGCATCCTGGTGCTGGACCAGAACCTGAAAGAGGAGCGCGAGCAGGCAGCCGAGTGGCAGAAGAAGCAGGACCGCCCCAATGCCCGCCTGCCCTATGCGGTGCAGCAACGCATCTCGTCGATTGCCAACGCGATCCTGGCCGAGGATGCGCTGATCCAGGAGCGGCGCAACGAGCGCACGCGCCTGAACCGCGATTTCGAGGCCAATGCGGCCCGACTGGCCGAGCTGCTGTCACACCTGCCGGGGCAACAGGAACCCACAGACTGATCGGCGCCGCCCGGATCCCGTTCCGGGCAGCCCGTGTCGATCTCAGCCCAGTTTCTTCTTCAGCAGTTCGTTGACCTGCTGCGGGTTGGCCTTGCCCTTGCTGAGCTTCATGACCTGACCCACCAGGGCGTTGAAGGCCTTTTCCTTGCCGGCCCGGTACTCGTCCACCGACTTGGCGTTGTTGGCCAGCACCTGGTCGATGATCGGACCCAGCACATCGTCGCCGCTGATCTGACGCAGGCCCTGACGGTCGATGAGGGCATCGACCACTTCCGGCCCGCCCTGCACGGGGCCTTCGGCCCACAGGGTGTGGAAGACTTCGCGCGCCAGCTTGCCCGAGAGGGTGCCGTCGGCAATGCGAATGACCAGCCCGGCCAGCTGCGGGGCGCTGACCTTGCTGTCGGCAATGTCCAGTCCGTCGCGATTGAGCTGGGCCGCCAGCTCACCCATCATCCAGTTGGCCAGGGTCTTGGCCTGGGCAGCGGCATCGGGCAGGGCCGCCAGCGCGGCCTCGAAGAACTGGGCGCTGGCCAGGCTGCTGGTCAGCGTCAGTGCGTCGGCCTGCGGCAGGCCCAGCTCGTCCTGGTAGCGGGCGCGCTTGGTGCTGGGCAGCTCGGGCATGTCGTTGCGCACGGCCTCGATCTGCGCCGGATCAATGACGAGCGGCGGCAGGTCGGGCTCGGGGAAGTAGCGGTAGTCATCCGCGTCTTCCTTGGTGCGCATTGAGCGGGTCTCGTCGGCATCCGGATCGTAGAGCCGGGTTTCCTGGACCACGCGGCCACCGTCCTCGATCAGCTCGATCTGGCGGCGCACCTCGAACTGGATGGCCCGCTCCAGGAAGCGGAACGAGTTGAGGTTCTTGATCTCGGCGCGGGTGCCAAATTCCTTCTGGCCCAGCGGCCGGACCGAGACGTTGGCATCCACGCGGAAGGAACCTTCCTGCATGTTGCCATCGCAGATGCCCAGCCACGTCACCAGACCGTGCAGCGCCCGTGCATAGGCCACGGCCTCGGCGGCGCTGCGCAGCTCGGGTTCGCTGACGATCTCCAGCAGCGGCGTGCCGGCCCGGTTCAGGTCGATGCCCGACATGCCGGCAAAGTCCTCGTGCAACGACTTGCCGGCGTCTTCCTCAAGGTGGGCGCGGGTGAGATTGATGGTGCGGATGCGCGGCGGATCGCCAGCCTTCTCGGCCGGAACGGCGATGTCCAGCGTACCGCCCAGCACCACCGGCTGCTCATACTGGCTGATCTGGTAGCCCTTGGGCAGATCAGGGTAGAAGTAGTTCTTGCGGGCAAAGATGGAGACCGGTGCGACCTGCGCGCCGATGGCCAGCCCGAAGCGGATGGCATGCTCGACCGCCTGCCGATTGAGCACCGGCAGGGTGCCGGGCAGACCCAGGTCCACGGGGCAGGCCTGGGTGTTGGGCTCGGCCCCGAATCGGGTGGAGGCCCCGGAAAAGATCTTGGACCGGGTCAAGAGCTGGGCATGGACTTCCAGCCCGATCACCACTTCCCATTGCATGAGCGTATTTCCCGTATCAGCGGTTCAGACTGGCGCAGCGGCCGGTCTGCGGATTGAACATCACCGGCCAGGCTTCCTCAGCCACGCTGCGCGGCGTGCAGAACGACTGGCAGTTGGCG from Lautropia mirabilis harbors:
- a CDS encoding AbiTii domain-containing protein, with the translated sequence MPAIVPELIEMATKENTSTTELLRKALIVSERLSLPDFYQWTNNELSGYTDKVPPYRIHKGIPQLVNGSGTKLNIDTKFDIEIEQHLYIAVTESVPEIEAAIEYNGMICRTIKPLEKSISNFRSSNGYRPTAILEKTKSKSILEAIKNEVLKFALNLEKMESKETG
- a CDS encoding DUF4124 domain-containing protein, giving the protein MSLDHARFVLLTLSLALVSGTMAMAHAQSMPVSDNAPRGGTSIYVCKDENGRVISSDQPIDACARRNMRELNRDGSVRRVLPPPLTRQQEREAAQQALVRQEQERALKAQQAHDRHLLLTYKTPEDLRKRQEQQIQLIDEEISAAMRRILVLDQNLKEEREQAAEWQKKQDRPNARLPYAVQQRISSIANAILAEDALIQERRNERTRLNRDFEANAARLAELLSHLPGQQEPTD
- the pyrE gene encoding orotate phosphoribosyltransferase, which translates into the protein MKDISHEFIQFALDTGALRFGEFKTKAGRLSPYFFNAGLFHDGEGLGRLAGFYADRLLQVEETVPKFDVLFGPAYKGITLASAMAVACAARGRNLPFCFNRKEAKDHGEGGNLVGAPLTGRVAIIDDVISAGTSVRESVEIIRAAGAEPAAVFIALDRMERGGNAEVVAAQSAVEEVRERWGIEVYALATLDDLLGYLESDARPSTERYSAEVLATHRLAIADYRSRYGTGRRP
- a CDS encoding exodeoxyribonuclease III: MLRVVSQNLNGIRSAARKGWFPWAATLGADAICVQEVRAQLSDMDDTMQAIGPAVGRFHLAERRGYSGVGIYTPHTPQTIREGFGQPEFDAEGRYIEMDFGTHAIISVYVPSGSSSEERLQRKFVFMEAFARHMQELKDSGREIILCGDWNVAHKEIDLKNWRSNQKNSGFLPEERQWLSSLLDEIGFVDVFRQLDPRPEQYTWWSNRGQAWAKNVGWRIDYQIATPGIAATATRAEIYKDERFSDHAPLIIDYDWPRG
- the gatB gene encoding Asp-tRNA(Asn)/Glu-tRNA(Gln) amidotransferase subunit GatB; this encodes MQWEVVIGLEVHAQLLTRSKIFSGASTRFGAEPNTQACPVDLGLPGTLPVLNRQAVEHAIRFGLAIGAQVAPVSIFARKNYFYPDLPKGYQISQYEQPVVLGGTLDIAVPAEKAGDPPRIRTINLTRAHLEEDAGKSLHEDFAGMSGIDLNRAGTPLLEIVSEPELRSAAEAVAYARALHGLVTWLGICDGNMQEGSFRVDANVSVRPLGQKEFGTRAEIKNLNSFRFLERAIQFEVRRQIELIEDGGRVVQETRLYDPDADETRSMRTKEDADDYRYFPEPDLPPLVIDPAQIEAVRNDMPELPSTKRARYQDELGLPQADALTLTSSLASAQFFEAALAALPDAAAQAKTLANWMMGELAAQLNRDGLDIADSKVSAPQLAGLVIRIADGTLSGKLAREVFHTLWAEGPVQGGPEVVDALIDRQGLRQISGDDVLGPIIDQVLANNAKSVDEYRAGKEKAFNALVGQVMKLSKGKANPQQVNELLKKKLG